Within the Pseudomonas mendocina genome, the region CGCCGCGGTTGCTTGATGCAACCGCGGCGTTTTCCTGCAGCCAGACGCGGCTTAGTGAGCCGTGGTCTCGCCAGCCTGCTGCATGCGCTGCAGCTCCTGGGCGTACAGCGCGTCGAAGTTGACCGGCGAGAGCATCAGGGCCGGGAACGAGCCGCGGGTCACCAGGCTGTCCAGCGCTTCGCGAGCGTAAGGGAACAGGATATTCGGGCAGAAGGCGCCCAGAGTGTGGCTCATCGAAGCCGCGTCGAGGCCCTTGATCAGGAAGATGCCAGCCTGCTGCACTTCAGCGATGAAGGCGACTTCTTCGCCGTTCTTGACGGTCACCGACAGGGTCAGCACGACTTCGTGGAAGTCGCCTTCCAGAGCTTTCTGGCGGGTATTGAGGTCCAGACCGACGCTCGGGGTCCACTCCTGACGGAAGATTTCCGGGCTCTTCGGCGCTTCGAAGGACAGGTCCTTGACGTAGATGCGCTGCAGGGAGAATTGCGGGTTCTGCGAATCGGCAGCGGCTGCGCCGCTGTTGGCTTGCTCGGTCATGGCGTTAGCCTTCCTTAACGTTGAGGTTCAAGCGGGGTTCTGCAGCAGGGCGTCGAGCTTGCCGGCGCGCTCCAGGGCATAAAGGTCGTCACAGCCACCGACATGGG harbors:
- the secB gene encoding protein-export chaperone SecB, with product MTEQANSGAAAADSQNPQFSLQRIYVKDLSFEAPKSPEIFRQEWTPSVGLDLNTRQKALEGDFHEVVLTLSVTVKNGEEVAFIAEVQQAGIFLIKGLDAASMSHTLGAFCPNILFPYAREALDSLVTRGSFPALMLSPVNFDALYAQELQRMQQAGETTAH